tgaatgactaaattattaccgagggccgaaagtcccttagaataaataaaaagtttattttgaatgagatatttgaaattaaaaatcacactaaattttctcttagttttttcacccctgtaacttattaaaataaacattatagaagttctcagggactttcggccctcgctaataacgtaatctttcattctgcgtttaaatttttcaaaaatacttattagttttctcaggatttgaaaaaaatgaatccccatttgaatagcattgcagccgaaaatacgtaccgatcctcttaagtgtTGTTTTCGTAAAGATtgccataaattttaaaaatgacTAGCTTAGCTAACAATATAAGAACCAGAGGTTCATATAAAGGTAAGTTAACAATTTTAGAGAGctttgtaaatttattaaaaaatgctACACCAGCTAGCAAACCTGAAATGTCAGAAGTTCAATTGAGATATGACTCTGGTAGCAATCTGTTAGCTGAATTTGAAGAGGTCCAACTACAAATTGAGATTGCTGTCAGTGAAGATAAATTGCAAGAACAAATTGACGAAAGAGATGCTTTCGAAAACAGGTATTTTAAAGCAATTAGTTTTTTAAAAGACTACATTAGCACCAATACTGTAATTAATACATTGCCTTCTATTTCTACACCACATGCAGACTCGTTAAATCATATTTTAATCCCAAAAAtgaaatcaaatatttttaaagGAGACTTTCAACATTGGCTTGAGTTCAAAACGACATTTATTAGTGTAGTTCATTCAAATACCACACTTCCAGATATTCATAAATTTCAACTTTTGAGACAATCTGTCGATGGATATGCCAAAGCCAAACGCATTGTTGACAAAGTTGAATTCTCGGGAAATTATTATCAGACCGCTTGGGATGCACTCTGTATGCGGtatgataataaaaagttattagtTAATAAACATATTAAAGCTATTTTTAATTTAGATTCGATCCAAAAAGAATCACCTAACCATTTAAGGGATTTATTAGACAGTGTCTCGGATAGTATGTCATCCATTGACagtttaaaaattacaaaaagtagtTTATCTGACCTTTTGTTGATTTATATTATTTCCAATAAACTAGATAGACAAACTTATAGAGAATGGAAGGAATGCCATATTAAAGAAGAGCTTCCTACTTTGGCagagttttttaattttctaaaagTAAAAGTAGACACTTTGGAAGAGATTCAAGACCAAAGTAGTCAAAAacctaataataattataataataattctagttttaataattataaacatgCAAACCGTGATAGTCGAGGTGAGTATCAAAAAAGAGTATTCCAAGTTAATGCAGCAGATAGGACTTGCGTTTTGTGTAAAGGTAACCATTTAATATACTCATGCATCGAATTCCTTAAATTAGATACAAAAGGTAGATTGTCTAAAGTCAATAATTTAAAGTTGTGCTTTAATTGTTTGAGACAGAAACATGAAGCATCAGAATGTACTTTTAGACCATGTACCAAATGTAAAGCAAAACATAACTCATTAATCCATTTTGAAAATAATCAACAACACTCTATTGACACTGCTAATTCGCCATCAGCAGAGCCATCATCAATTAATGCAAAGACTGaaaaagttttgtacacacttatgacaacaggtaaaagggggagaagtgtacttttcaagtgtgtaaaattaataattcttagctgagcgctttcggcttataaagccatcttcggagctatgctacaataaaagatctctaatgaataattgatcttagaattcaaagtttaacttacgtcaaaaaggtcaaaataccactatgaagagagatgggttccatttatgatatgaaatacttctgtttcttatgtagttttttattttattggttggaaaaaaccttgtctgtctgtttaaaacggtcttcccaaaatccataaggtcaatgttccaataagacctgtagtcaGTTTCGTCAATACACCACTAGCTCCATTAGCCAAATTTATCAACACACTTCTCCAGGATCTTCTTAATTATACTCCAaaatatactatcaaaaacaCCCTTGATTTAATATCCAAACTTTCTTCAACTAACCTCCCAAACAATTTTACTATGGTCTCTTTTGACgtaaccaatcttttcactaatgTTCCTAGACTTGAAACCATTCCAATTGTCAACAATCTTTTAATTTCAAAGAACATAGACCCCAACAAATGTACTCAAATCACCTCACTACTTCAATTTTGCCTTTCTCAAGATTTCTTCATCTTCAACAACAAAATTTACAGACAACCAGAAGGTCTAGCAATGGGAAATCCTTTATCCCCACTACTTGCAGATCTTTTCCTAGATTCTCTTGAAAATAATTTTGTCCATTCACATCCACAAATAATCCTATGGTACAGATATGTTGatgatattttagcatttatagaaGGTCCTCCTTCAGAACCTAACAACATTCTTTCAATAATTAATAACCTACATCCAGCAATTAAGTTCACATTAGAGTTAGAAACCAACAACATGATCAATTTTCTAGACCTAACCATCAAAAAGAATAcatcttccacttcttcatcgtCTACTACTTTAGAATACTCAGTATTTAGAAAACCTACTCAAACAGACCATATTATACCCATATCATCTAACCATCCTTTTCAACATAAGATGGCAGCTATTCAATGTTATGTCCACAGACTTCTTAACATCCCCATGTCCCAAGACAATTACAACAACGAAATTTCaattattaaacaaatagcaAACAACAATGGTTTCCCCTCTTCTACTGTAGATAAGGTCATTAGAAGATCAATACTCAAAAAGAGACTAAACCAAGCGTTTAACACAGAGAACGAACCCAACACTACAGCTATTTATAGATCCTTATCCTACTTAGGACCAATTTCAGAAAAAGTATCAAGATTACTTTGTAATAAAGTCAGTAACCTTAACATATCTTTCAAAacgaaaaataacatcaaatccaTCTTCAGCCACACCAAAGATAAAATCGACAAACTAAATAAAAGTGGTATTTACAAACTGTCTTGTGGGATTGTAACATGACTTATGTGGGCAGGACCATGAGGACCCTATCTCAGAGGATCAAAGAACATCTCAGCAATccagaaaaatcaaattttgGTTATCATGTTAAATTTAGCAACCATTCCTTCTCTCCTTCCGAAAACAGTACAATTTTACATAACATCCCAATCAAAAACTATAGACAAATGAACCTTTTAGAAGATCTAGAGATAACTAAAGAAATGAAACTTAATCCTGATTTTTGCTTGAATACACAAATCAATCTTAATTACAACTATAAACCTTTGTTCAGACTCTTGTGGGAGACTCTGGAGGAAGAAGTTTGACCTCATgcaatcaaaaaataattttttaaattttttaattctttactaaagcatcatttaaaacaatatttgtaataaatcatttggcagcttattctttaaaaatcacatttcacaaattcaatgttaatttatttcccatcttcctaaaAAACTTCACCATCAAGTTTCTTTACATCATGTATTAATTTTCAAAAACGATTCGAGTTTGGTTTGTGAAGGATAACTTGTCAATTGGTTTATCCTagaccttaagtctcttttcaatatgtatttcattattttttaaaaaaccagatttatgtaactacagactttgttgaaaagttgttcaatCCAATTGCTAAAAAATGTCAtatgtcaactgtcactttatatgagaaaatgtgaagacaccttaacgagcacaccctgtctacatcgactgtcattaaaaatcctccatgcgaggcgaccattctgctatctgacaccgcagtattcaaatggtaaggtctttttgaccttaccatgatcaaatattcgttttatatataatgtaattttcgtgtgaaagtcctttgtgctcgttcttgatgtttaacttttctggatacaaaatTAACCAGcagcaaattgaacaattttttaaacagacagacaaggttttttccaaccaataaaataaaaaactacataagaaacagaagtatttcatatcataaatggaacccatctctcttcatagtggtattttgacctttttgacgtaagttaaactttgaattctaagatcaattattcattagagatcttttattgtagcatagctccgaagatggctttataagccgaaagcgctcagctaagaattattaattttacacacttcaaaagtacacttctcccccttttacctgtcATCATCAATTAATTGTGCACAAAGTGTTGAGTTGCCACCAACGGTAACACATCAGCTTTCTGCACAAGCCATGAATTTTAAACATACCCAAGTTCTTTTGTCAACAGTGATTTTTAATGTTAAATccaataataatgaattaattccaTGTAGAGCAATTTTGGACAGTGGTGCTCAAACaaacttaataaaagaaagtttttgtaaaaaatttaatatatctATGATTCCTACTAACCTAGCTATTAGTGGTATAAATCAAACAATATCAAATATTACCAAAAAATGTCAAATTACAGTATGTTCCAGAGTTAATAATTTTAGTGTTTCATCCATATTTTATGCTGTACCAGCTATTTCAAATCAAATTCCTTCAACCAGTTTTgatattaaaaactttaatatccCATTTAATATTCAGTTATCTGATCCATTGTTTAATGAATCTGGTAGCATTGATGCTATTATTGGTGCCCAACTATTTTGGGACCTCCTTTGTGATGGAAAAATAAGCCTAGGAAAAGGTTTGCCAAGTTTACAAAACACTAAATTGGGTTGGATAGTAAACGGAGCTATCCCCTATGAGACAAGTTGTGCAGTGTGTCATTTCACTAGAACCATCGCCGAAGATGAACAGTTAAAGCGCTTTTGGGATATTGATTCAATACAAGATCCCATACCACCATCAAAAGATGATATTCATTGTGAGCAAATATTTGAAACCACTACCACCAAATCAGAAAATGGACAATTTATTGTTCAGCTTCCATTTAAATTTTCACCTGATTTATTGGGAGATTCTTTAGATACAGCAATTAGCAGATTTTTGTTGTTAGAAAAAAGATTTTCGAAAAATAAAGAACTGAATGATTTATACAAACAATTTATTAAGGAATATCAAGAACTAGGACATATGGTTAAAGCTAACTCCTCTGTTAGCTCACATCCTTctggaaaattttattttttacccCACCATGGAGTCTTGAAAGAAACCAGTATTACTACAAAATTAAGAGTAGTTTACGATGGTTCATGCCCCAGTACATCTGGTTGGTCCCTAAATGACCTACAGTATACTGGACCAAAGATCCaaaatgatatttttgatatTCTCATTTGATTTCGGCAATACACATATGTGGTGTCTGCAGACGTATCGAAAATGTACCGACAAGTGATTGTACATGAAAAGGATAGACCATTGCAACAAATTGTCTGGAGAGACAATCCAACAGATAATATTGACATATATCAGTTAAATACTGTAACCTATGGCCAAAAATCAGCTCCATTCTTGGCAATGAAATGCATGCGGCAGTTAGCCTTTGAACATGAATCTCAGTTGCCCTTAGCTGCAAAATCCATATTAGAAGACTTTTATGTAGATGATCTGTTGACAGGTTCAAATAACTTACAAGAGTTACAAATGAGATGCaaggatatt
This genomic window from Diabrotica virgifera virgifera chromosome 1, PGI_DIABVI_V3a contains:
- the LOC126892806 gene encoding uncharacterized protein LOC126892806, which translates into the protein MTSLANNIRTRGSYKGKLTILESFVNLLKNATPASKPEMSEVQLRYDSGSNLLAEFEEVQLQIEIAVSEDKLQEQIDERDAFENRYFKAISFLKDYISTNTVINTLPSISTPHADSLNHILIPKMKSNIFKGDFQHWLEFKTTFISVVHSNTTLPDIHKFQLLRQSVDGYAKAKRIVDKVEFSGNYYQTAWDALCMRYDNKKLLVNKHIKAIFNLDSIQKESPNHLRDLLDSVSDSMSSIDSLKITKSSLSDLLLIYIISNKLDRQTYREWKECHIKEELPTLAEFFNFLKVKVDTLEEIQDQSSQKPNNNYNNNSSFNNYKHANRDSRGEYQKRVFQVNAADRTCVLCKGNHLIYSCIEFLKLDTKEHLYQIDITKKNSAMRQYSVCYFPVLCIRTPKGGDMKLL